One Herbaspirillum rubrisubalbicans genomic window carries:
- the leuE gene encoding leucine efflux protein LeuE has product MQEIFHALGITDIWKLIAGTMLFLLLPGPGTFCVLTCSAKGGLRGGFMAQAGLMLGDVVLMFLAAAGVAALLHANPLLFHGMQYMGAAYLAYLGGRLLFARGEGGGTVVPFSNAAEFRRGFLVTLFNPKAIVFYMAFFPLFLDRDTQQGALTFVTMGAVISCCTFLYGSFLIFVGNAAARRMARNRTIAKLASRAAGIFLIGFGIKLTTQ; this is encoded by the coding sequence ATGCAGGAGATCTTTCATGCCCTCGGCATCACAGACATCTGGAAACTGATTGCTGGGACGATGTTGTTCCTGCTGCTGCCCGGCCCCGGCACCTTCTGCGTGCTGACCTGCTCGGCCAAGGGCGGCTTGCGTGGTGGCTTCATGGCACAGGCCGGCCTGATGCTGGGTGACGTGGTGCTGATGTTCCTGGCGGCCGCCGGCGTGGCCGCCTTGCTGCACGCCAATCCGCTGCTGTTCCACGGGATGCAGTATATGGGCGCGGCCTATCTGGCCTACCTCGGAGGCCGTCTCTTGTTTGCAAGAGGCGAGGGCGGTGGTACAGTCGTACCCTTTTCCAATGCCGCAGAATTCCGCCGCGGTTTTTTGGTCACCTTGTTCAACCCGAAAGCCATCGTGTTTTACATGGCGTTCTTCCCGCTGTTCCTGGATCGTGATACGCAACAGGGCGCGCTGACCTTCGTGACGATGGGCGCCGTCATCAGTTGCTGCACCTTCCTGTATGGCAGCTTCCTGATTTTCGTGGGCAATGCCGCCGCCCGGCGCATGGCCCGCAATCGCACCATCGCCAAGTTGGCTTCGCGCGCGGCAGGGATTTTCCTGATCGGCTTCGGCATCAAGTTGACCACGCAATAA
- a CDS encoding lipocalin family protein produces MNKCKPALVAAMVLLAAYASLPAGHAQEVKTVPSVDLKRYAGKWYEIAKLPNSFQKKCISGTSAEYIARDDGMIDVTNRCKTAEGIDEAKGVARVVPGSNNSKLEVRFAPAWLSWIPMVWGDYWIMDLDAQYTLATVGSPSREYLWILSRTPTISDEQYETALNNATKQGFDTSRVVKSQP; encoded by the coding sequence ATGAACAAATGCAAACCGGCCCTGGTGGCCGCCATGGTCTTGCTGGCCGCCTATGCCAGCCTGCCTGCAGGCCACGCCCAGGAGGTCAAGACCGTGCCCTCGGTGGACTTGAAGCGCTACGCCGGCAAGTGGTACGAGATCGCCAAGCTGCCCAACAGCTTCCAAAAGAAATGCATTTCCGGCACCAGCGCCGAATACATCGCGCGCGATGATGGCATGATCGATGTCACCAACCGCTGCAAGACCGCCGAGGGCATCGATGAAGCCAAGGGGGTGGCACGGGTGGTCCCGGGTAGCAACAACAGCAAGCTGGAAGTGCGTTTCGCACCGGCCTGGCTGTCCTGGATTCCGATGGTGTGGGGCGACTACTGGATCATGGACCTGGATGCGCAATACACCCTGGCCACCGTAGGCAGCCCCTCGCGCGAATACCTGTGGATTCTCTCGCGCACGCCCACCATCAGTGATGAGCAATACGAAACTGCCCTCAACAACGCCACCAAGCAAGGCTTCGATACCTCGCGGGTGGTCAAGAGCCAGCCCTGA
- the rsmG gene encoding 16S rRNA (guanine(527)-N(7))-methyltransferase RsmG, translating into MSNTADLNDLTRTLKEGATAMGLTLSAAQLDQLMAYQALLAKWNKVYNLTALRDPAQMVTHHLLDSLAAVSAFAGAQRVLDVGAGGGLPGIVLAIWAAQAQPQMKITLVDTVQKKTAFLNQVKAQLQLGNVTVLHARVEQLPVEQQYDVITSRAFAELKDFITWSNHLLQPGGKYIALKGVLPQEEIDRLPAGWQVQHVQPLQVPGLDAERHLIFMERAT; encoded by the coding sequence ATGAGCAACACTGCAGACCTGAACGATTTGACCCGCACCCTGAAAGAAGGCGCCACGGCTATGGGCCTGACGCTGTCCGCAGCCCAGCTCGACCAGCTGATGGCCTATCAGGCACTGCTGGCCAAGTGGAACAAGGTCTACAACCTGACCGCCTTGCGTGACCCGGCGCAGATGGTGACGCACCATCTGCTCGATTCGCTCGCGGCGGTGTCGGCCTTTGCCGGCGCCCAGCGTGTGCTGGATGTGGGGGCCGGTGGTGGTCTGCCCGGCATCGTCCTGGCCATCTGGGCCGCCCAGGCGCAGCCGCAGATGAAGATTACCCTGGTCGATACGGTGCAGAAGAAGACCGCCTTCCTCAACCAGGTCAAGGCGCAATTGCAGTTGGGCAATGTGACGGTACTCCATGCCCGTGTCGAGCAGTTGCCTGTCGAGCAACAATATGATGTCATCACTTCGCGCGCCTTTGCGGAACTGAAGGACTTCATCACATGGTCGAACCACCTCCTGCAACCAGGCGGCAAGTACATCGCCCTCAAGGGGGTGCTGCCGCAAGAGGAAATCGACCGGTTGCCGGCAGGCTGGCAGGTGCAGCATGTGCAGCCTTTGCAGGTACCGGGCCTGGATGCCGAACGGCATCTCATCTTCATGGAAAGAGCGACCTGA